One region of Brachybacterium saurashtrense genomic DNA includes:
- a CDS encoding bifunctional metallophosphatase/5'-nucleotidase: MPVLPVRRLARGTSVGLGAAALMAASALVPVGSAVAAEPGDEVTLMTFNDFHGAIGGAAGLVCAVETVRAQEPASFLFSAGDNVGGSAFESAVQNDEPTIDVLNAMGVDASAIGNHEYDQGQDDLTGRIDPGTDFPYLAANVYLEGTETLAHDPYEVIERDGVRVAIVGAVTTKTVGKVSPAAIEGLEFRNPVQGVNDAIDALNASGEEYDVLVASYHEGASASAEPGVAPANTDPIFDEIVTGTSPEVDAIFNGDSHRTYNYTAPVPGQDGEVRPIIQTGASAEYLGTVTLVADEDGDWDVSEAPALVDTALPEGEGCAIQNGTVTDVTQIAQDAIDEAAVVGAQPVGAVTEDITTSWDDSKASFVDGVRTADAPVDNQSTTKGDNRSRHSAAGDMLADSMKWYLEDAGLAGENEVIGFMNPGGIRAELWYDESATGEGDGVVTYAEANSMVPFGNTLNSGEVTGAQFIQMLEEQWQRTADGGAVDSGDEAFLAFSVSHNVEYVFDSTRERDDRIVEVRIGGELIDPDATYTIVTASFLFEGGDNMHALAQAQNVRDSGVLDRDAFLQYLEANSDGLTPSYAQRQLELQILEGGEYDSEAGVDTDPVLRIGNVESQSLGAPEIETVVVDAGEHGTFEAPYALVEDEGRLFADVTLTDWLCVPEGTVVPLTITAIPETGTEIVVDIPSFTWTAGGAPESCGSDDGQDDDDDQGGDDQGGDDQGGDDQGGDDQGEDTQGGGDQGGDDQGEDTQGGTDEDDDTIVTPVVDDTTTDTTADDSRTDLPRTGVSAGAMAAAIGALALAGAGALGLRQRLSRR; this comes from the coding sequence ATGCCCGTCCTGCCCGTCCGCCGCCTCGCGCGCGGGACCTCCGTGGGCCTCGGCGCCGCCGCCCTAATGGCGGCCTCGGCGCTGGTGCCCGTCGGCTCCGCCGTCGCGGCCGAGCCCGGCGACGAGGTCACGCTGATGACCTTCAACGACTTCCACGGCGCGATCGGCGGGGCCGCGGGCCTCGTCTGCGCCGTCGAGACCGTGCGCGCCCAGGAGCCCGCCTCGTTCCTGTTCTCCGCCGGCGACAACGTGGGCGGCTCCGCCTTCGAATCCGCCGTGCAGAACGACGAGCCCACGATCGACGTGCTCAACGCGATGGGCGTGGACGCCTCCGCGATCGGCAACCACGAGTACGACCAGGGCCAGGACGACCTCACCGGCCGCATCGACCCGGGCACGGACTTCCCCTACCTCGCCGCGAACGTGTACCTCGAGGGCACCGAAACCCTCGCGCACGACCCCTACGAGGTCATCGAGCGCGACGGCGTGCGCGTGGCGATCGTCGGCGCGGTGACCACCAAGACCGTGGGCAAGGTGAGCCCCGCCGCGATCGAGGGCCTCGAGTTCCGCAACCCGGTCCAGGGCGTCAACGACGCGATCGACGCGCTGAACGCCTCCGGCGAGGAGTACGACGTGCTCGTCGCCTCCTACCACGAGGGCGCGAGCGCGAGCGCGGAGCCGGGCGTCGCCCCCGCGAACACCGACCCGATCTTCGACGAGATCGTCACCGGCACCTCCCCCGAGGTGGACGCGATCTTCAACGGCGACTCGCACCGCACCTACAACTACACCGCCCCGGTGCCCGGCCAGGACGGCGAGGTGCGCCCGATCATCCAGACCGGCGCCAGCGCCGAGTACCTCGGCACCGTCACCCTGGTGGCCGACGAGGACGGCGACTGGGACGTGTCCGAGGCCCCCGCCCTGGTGGACACCGCCCTGCCCGAGGGCGAGGGCTGCGCGATCCAGAACGGGACCGTCACGGACGTCACCCAGATCGCGCAGGACGCGATCGACGAGGCCGCCGTCGTCGGCGCCCAGCCCGTCGGCGCGGTCACCGAGGACATCACCACCTCGTGGGACGACTCCAAGGCCTCCTTCGTGGACGGCGTGCGCACCGCGGACGCTCCCGTGGACAACCAGTCCACCACCAAGGGCGACAACCGCTCCCGCCACTCCGCCGCCGGCGACATGCTCGCCGACTCCATGAAGTGGTACCTCGAGGACGCCGGCCTGGCCGGCGAGAACGAGGTCATCGGCTTCATGAACCCCGGCGGCATTCGCGCCGAGCTCTGGTACGACGAATCCGCCACCGGGGAGGGCGACGGCGTGGTCACCTACGCCGAGGCCAACTCGATGGTGCCCTTCGGCAACACCCTGAACTCCGGCGAGGTCACCGGCGCCCAGTTCATCCAGATGCTCGAGGAGCAGTGGCAGCGCACGGCCGACGGCGGCGCCGTCGACTCCGGCGACGAGGCCTTCCTCGCCTTCAGCGTCTCGCACAACGTCGAGTACGTCTTCGACTCCACCCGCGAGCGCGACGACCGCATCGTCGAGGTGCGCATCGGCGGCGAGCTGATCGACCCCGACGCCACCTACACGATCGTCACCGCGAGCTTCCTGTTCGAGGGCGGCGACAACATGCACGCCCTCGCCCAGGCGCAGAACGTGCGCGACTCGGGCGTGCTGGACCGCGACGCCTTCCTCCAGTACCTCGAGGCGAACAGCGACGGCCTCACCCCGAGCTACGCGCAGCGCCAGCTGGAGCTGCAGATCCTCGAGGGCGGCGAGTACGACAGCGAGGCGGGCGTGGACACCGACCCGGTGCTGCGCATCGGCAACGTCGAGTCGCAGAGCCTCGGCGCCCCCGAGATCGAGACCGTGGTGGTGGACGCCGGCGAGCACGGCACCTTCGAGGCGCCCTACGCGCTGGTCGAGGACGAGGGCCGCCTCTTCGCGGACGTCACCCTCACCGACTGGCTGTGCGTGCCCGAGGGCACCGTGGTGCCGCTGACCATCACCGCGATCCCCGAGACCGGGACCGAGATCGTGGTGGACATCCCCTCCTTCACCTGGACCGCCGGCGGCGCCCCCGAGAGCTGCGGCAGCGACGACGGCCAGGACGATGACGACGACCAGGGCGGCGACGACCAGGGCGGCGACGACCAGGGCGGCGACGACCAGGGCGGCGACGACCAGGGTGAGGACACCCAGGGCGGCGGCGACCAGGGCGGTGACGACCAGGGTGAGGACACCCAGGGCGGCACCGACGAGGACGACGACACCATCGTCACCCCGGTCGTGGACGACACCACCACCGACACCACCGCGGACGACTCCCGCACCGACCTCCCCCGCACGGGTGTGAGCGCCGGCGCGATGGCCGCCGCGATCGGCGCCCTCGCCCTCGCCGGAGCAGGCGCGCTGGGACTGCGCCAGCGCCTCTCGCGGCGATGA
- a CDS encoding NAD(P)/FAD-dependent oxidoreductase yields the protein MPLPFLSRRPTVPAKDGASWPHVVILGGGFAGAHAVAALRDARVRVTLIDRNVYKTFQPLLYQVATAGLNPGDVTMFLRGLSLKVPNMRYRQGEVEGVDPARKVVRLNEGQKGQQEIGYDYLIVANGATTTYFGTPGAEEHAMPMYTRSQALAIRDRIFSELERSSREAGHSHDKLHVCIVGGGPTGVEIAGALADFRMQELDILYPEMDPGTLQVTVLQRGDELLKEFSTKYRQYAADELRDRGVVLELGRGVKEVGYDHVVLDDGSVLESDITIWAAGVAIPSSVAEWGLPQDKRGRLSVDDYLQVKGFPGVYAAGDIAGQDEPLPQLAQPAIQTGEAAARNIAAEVAGTARKPFRYTNLGTMATIGRHAAIAEIPVLGGLSGSVGWAAWLGVHIMKMIGHRNQRAVAMNLVSLYGGTRATHQPNPVVGEVDSLRAARVFEQQAPRRLFGRGARATAPGSAGSRSTDA from the coding sequence ATGCCGCTGCCGTTCCTCTCCCGCCGCCCCACCGTCCCCGCGAAGGACGGCGCGAGCTGGCCCCACGTGGTGATCCTGGGCGGCGGCTTCGCCGGGGCGCACGCCGTGGCCGCGCTGCGCGACGCCCGGGTGCGGGTGACCCTCATCGACCGCAACGTGTACAAGACGTTCCAGCCGCTGCTGTACCAGGTGGCCACGGCCGGCCTGAACCCGGGGGACGTCACCATGTTCCTGCGCGGCCTGTCCCTGAAGGTGCCGAACATGCGCTACCGCCAGGGCGAGGTGGAGGGCGTGGACCCGGCGCGGAAGGTGGTCCGGCTGAACGAGGGCCAGAAGGGCCAGCAGGAGATCGGCTACGACTACCTGATCGTCGCCAACGGTGCGACCACCACCTACTTCGGCACCCCGGGCGCGGAGGAGCACGCGATGCCGATGTACACGCGCAGCCAGGCGCTCGCGATCCGGGACAGGATCTTCTCCGAGCTGGAGCGCTCCAGCCGCGAGGCGGGGCACAGCCACGACAAGCTCCACGTGTGCATCGTGGGCGGCGGGCCCACCGGCGTGGAGATCGCCGGGGCGCTGGCGGACTTCCGCATGCAGGAGCTGGACATCCTCTACCCGGAGATGGATCCGGGCACGCTGCAGGTGACGGTGCTGCAGCGCGGCGACGAGCTGCTCAAGGAGTTCTCCACCAAGTACCGCCAGTACGCGGCGGACGAGCTGCGCGACCGCGGCGTGGTGCTGGAGCTGGGCCGCGGCGTGAAGGAGGTGGGCTACGACCACGTGGTGCTCGACGACGGCTCGGTGCTGGAATCGGACATCACGATCTGGGCGGCGGGCGTGGCGATCCCCTCCTCGGTGGCCGAGTGGGGGCTGCCGCAGGACAAGCGCGGCCGCCTCTCCGTGGACGACTACCTGCAGGTCAAGGGCTTCCCGGGGGTGTACGCGGCCGGGGACATCGCCGGCCAGGACGAGCCACTCCCCCAGCTCGCGCAGCCCGCGATCCAGACCGGCGAGGCCGCGGCGCGGAACATCGCCGCGGAGGTGGCCGGCACGGCGCGCAAGCCCTTCCGCTACACCAACCTGGGCACGATGGCCACGATCGGGCGGCACGCCGCGATCGCGGAGATCCCGGTGCTGGGCGGGCTCTCCGGCTCGGTGGGCTGGGCCGCCTGGCTGGGCGTGCACATCATGAAGATGATCGGCCACCGCAATCAGCGCGCCGTCGCGATGAACCTGGTGTCCCTGTACGGCGGCACCCGCGCCACCCACCAGCCGAACCCGGTGGTGGGCGAGGTGGACTCGCTGCGCGCGGCGCGCGTGTTCGAGCAGCAGGCCCCGCGGCGCCTCTTCGGCCGCGGCGCCCGGGCGACCGCGCCCGGCAGCGCGGGCTCCCGCAGCACCGACGCCTGA
- a CDS encoding transglutaminase-like domain-containing protein, with translation MSPLLGRPSLEGPHLLGRALLLLAALLCAAAPVSQLLEGPSWLALPLLAAAPVTLGGVVLRRVLRPQILVPLAQAGLIVVVVLAVEAALGLLDGGPAGMVTGQVEILTEGVNELASGVPPLALGPHGTVLVVALIALAALLLDLMYLDLGWHTPTALLLLGALLIPALQQPSGGTWWQVAGPVLAAGMVFATRTVHGDPRYLRGDRRPQAGPVHAPGRTLSAAALAVVLIAALTAPLAPLLPQLAPARIALNIDLLERWQDPDAQALGAVMIDDDISVRRSLLEQQDTEVLTYTSTAEEPSYLRLRTLNSFDGETFSAQADGEEPLAGVESFSDARDDGEAVTGGSDDFVRTQLEISSLAGDRLPVPDTIRSVQGADAALNRAMTLQPTNGEVALDWVRGGLAGQRYTVESERRTSTAEELRAVDPAVFDQPVEAGYTSPDEVPAIAAELADQVAEDAGAETAFDTALAFQQHFRTSYAYSLTVTTPAGEDPLESFLADRIGYCEQFAAAFALMMTSQGYPARVAIGFTPGTRADGDEWSVTGKNAHAWPEVWFGPEHGWVRFEPTPAAAANGVREPGLTGSEGVSEDAPTAVQAPEQEDQPTQEESTDEETTTEEESSEETSAQSSDAGGSGPSEETVRRWGGGVIGLAAVGALLAGLAAVTVLLLRRHRRRARDVRWAALRIPAGSDAADGGAAAGGPGAAGGPGAADGPGATGGDGQGAADAAALRALAAAHRDRRAGELAWAELDRELAVRATAIRLLGATGAWGRPPAHLALDAAMPPGRALEDLLEQIAAGDREVTPAHRAAAARLAEAYTVARYAAPLPEEPGPSPQGGGISQGVGVTQGGTEHPLRHDTDLLIALLRAAR, from the coding sequence ATGAGTCCGCTGCTGGGACGCCCTTCCCTCGAGGGCCCGCACCTGCTGGGCCGCGCCCTGCTGTTGCTGGCCGCGCTGCTGTGCGCCGCCGCGCCCGTCTCCCAGCTGCTGGAGGGCCCCTCCTGGCTGGCGCTGCCGCTGCTGGCCGCCGCGCCCGTGACCCTGGGCGGGGTGGTGCTGCGCCGCGTGCTGCGCCCGCAGATCCTGGTGCCGCTGGCGCAGGCGGGGCTGATCGTGGTGGTGGTGCTGGCGGTGGAGGCCGCCCTGGGCCTGCTGGACGGCGGCCCGGCCGGGATGGTGACCGGGCAGGTGGAGATCCTCACCGAGGGCGTGAACGAGCTGGCCTCCGGGGTGCCGCCGCTGGCGCTGGGGCCGCACGGCACGGTGCTGGTGGTGGCGCTGATCGCGCTGGCCGCCCTGCTGCTGGACCTGATGTACCTGGACCTGGGCTGGCACACCCCCACCGCGCTCCTGCTGCTGGGCGCGCTGCTGATCCCCGCCCTGCAGCAGCCCTCCGGCGGCACCTGGTGGCAGGTGGCCGGGCCGGTGCTCGCCGCGGGAATGGTGTTCGCCACCCGCACCGTCCACGGCGATCCGCGGTATCTGCGCGGGGACCGCCGGCCGCAGGCGGGCCCGGTGCACGCGCCCGGCCGCACCCTCTCCGCCGCGGCGCTCGCCGTGGTGCTGATCGCGGCGCTCACCGCGCCGCTGGCACCGCTGCTGCCGCAGCTGGCCCCGGCCAGGATCGCGCTGAACATCGACCTGCTGGAACGCTGGCAGGATCCGGACGCGCAGGCGCTGGGCGCCGTGATGATCGACGACGACATCTCCGTGCGCCGCTCCCTGCTGGAGCAGCAGGACACCGAGGTGCTCACCTACACCTCCACCGCCGAGGAGCCCTCCTACCTGCGCCTGCGCACCCTGAACAGCTTCGACGGCGAGACCTTCTCCGCGCAGGCCGATGGCGAGGAGCCGCTGGCGGGGGTGGAGTCCTTCAGCGACGCCCGGGACGACGGCGAGGCGGTGACCGGCGGCAGCGATGACTTCGTGCGCACCCAGCTGGAGATCAGCAGCCTGGCCGGGGACCGCCTGCCGGTGCCGGACACGATCCGCTCCGTGCAGGGCGCGGACGCCGCCCTGAACCGCGCCATGACCCTGCAGCCCACCAACGGCGAGGTCGCGCTGGACTGGGTGCGCGGCGGGCTGGCCGGCCAGCGCTACACCGTCGAGTCGGAGCGGCGCACCTCCACCGCCGAGGAGCTGCGCGCGGTGGACCCCGCCGTGTTCGACCAGCCGGTGGAGGCCGGCTACACCTCCCCGGACGAGGTGCCCGCGATCGCCGCCGAGCTTGCCGACCAGGTCGCGGAGGACGCCGGCGCCGAGACCGCCTTCGACACCGCCCTGGCCTTCCAGCAGCACTTCCGCACCTCCTACGCGTACTCGCTCACGGTCACCACCCCGGCCGGCGAGGACCCGCTGGAGTCCTTCCTCGCCGATCGCATCGGCTACTGCGAGCAGTTCGCGGCCGCGTTCGCACTGATGATGACCTCCCAGGGCTACCCGGCACGAGTGGCCATCGGCTTCACGCCGGGCACCCGGGCCGACGGCGACGAATGGAGCGTGACCGGCAAGAACGCGCACGCCTGGCCCGAGGTGTGGTTCGGTCCCGAGCACGGCTGGGTGCGCTTCGAGCCCACGCCGGCCGCCGCCGCGAACGGGGTGCGCGAGCCCGGGCTCACCGGCTCCGAGGGCGTGAGCGAGGACGCGCCCACCGCCGTGCAGGCCCCGGAGCAGGAGGACCAGCCCACCCAGGAGGAGTCCACCGACGAGGAGACCACCACCGAGGAGGAGAGCTCCGAGGAGACCTCCGCGCAGAGCTCCGACGCCGGCGGCTCCGGGCCGTCCGAGGAGACGGTGCGACGCTGGGGCGGGGGAGTGATCGGCCTAGCGGCCGTCGGCGCGCTGCTGGCCGGTCTCGCCGCCGTGACCGTGCTGCTGCTGCGCCGCCACCGCCGGCGCGCCCGCGACGTGCGCTGGGCGGCGCTGCGGATCCCCGCGGGCAGCGACGCGGCCGACGGGGGCGCCGCGGCCGGCGGCCCGGGTGCGGCAGGCGGCCCGGGGGCGGCCGACGGGCCCGGTGCGACCGGCGGTGACGGGCAGGGCGCGGCCGACGCCGCCGCTCTCCGCGCGCTCGCCGCCGCGCATCGCGACCGGCGGGCAGGGGAGCTGGCCTGGGCGGAGCTGGACCGGGAGCTCGCCGTGCGTGCCACGGCGATCCGTCTGCTGGGCGCCACGGGTGCCTGGGGCCGTCCGCCCGCGCACCTCGCCCTGGACGCCGCGATGCCGCCCGGCCGCGCCCTCGAGGACCTGCTGGAGCAGATCGCGGCCGGGGACCGCGAGGTCACGCCCGCGCACCGCGCCGCGGCCGCGCGCCTCGCCGAGGCGTACACCGTGGCCCGCTACGCCGCCCCGCTGCCGGAGGAGCCCGGCCCGTCACCGCAGGGCGGCGGCATCTCGCAGGGCGTCGGCGTCACCCAGGGCGGCACAGAGCATCCGCTGCGCCACGACACCGACCTGCTGATCGCCCTGCTCCGCGCCGCCCGCTGA
- a CDS encoding DUF58 domain-containing protein, whose translation MSPRPGTVLRPTGRGAVVLVVCLAMWVLGDLTRVVPARQIAAALALMLVLGAVGIAVSGVGLRVRRRLQDDAAPVGGTARVQLALDGSAWITRLPLGRGIVREHLPEALGGQGDLPLAPRMPHVLHVGRRGTHHLGPCTVIVRDLLGLFHLQRTVVDGLRVTGLPVLGEIGPAAARTLGISGAGDRQAAPAPGAGEVGPLARPYASGDDIRRIHWRASARTGRLMTREDEPAAGLSAVIVLDTSQRPHLTAALEDTLVSHAATLLEALGRSGWSVRVLDASGDEITRTGHRRGLEDTSPVGREADALAQRTSLLALAEVDFDDDASGGIGHDHAAGDTALAIALGPDAGEPFSGLELDRFAGRSVHRTAIALRPTLEEEAEPLRAVPARRIGPGDGDDFGHAHERHARELRAVRERHTPTRSALGAWTLVRGTGADTLDDLLDTAREESAPR comes from the coding sequence GTGAGCCCCCGCCCGGGTACGGTGCTGCGCCCCACGGGGCGCGGCGCGGTGGTGCTCGTGGTGTGCCTGGCGATGTGGGTGCTGGGCGATCTCACCCGGGTGGTCCCGGCCCGGCAGATCGCCGCCGCGCTCGCGCTGATGCTGGTGCTCGGGGCGGTGGGCATCGCCGTGAGCGGCGTGGGGCTGCGGGTGCGCAGGCGGCTCCAGGACGACGCCGCCCCGGTGGGCGGCACCGCCCGCGTGCAGCTCGCGCTCGACGGGTCCGCCTGGATCACCAGGCTGCCGCTGGGGCGGGGGATCGTGCGCGAGCACCTGCCCGAGGCGCTGGGCGGGCAGGGCGATCTGCCGCTCGCACCCCGGATGCCGCACGTGCTGCACGTGGGCCGGCGCGGCACCCACCACCTCGGCCCCTGCACCGTGATCGTCCGCGACCTGCTGGGCCTGTTCCACCTGCAGCGCACTGTCGTGGACGGTCTGCGCGTCACCGGCCTGCCGGTGCTCGGCGAGATCGGCCCGGCCGCCGCCCGCACCCTCGGCATCTCCGGCGCGGGCGACCGGCAGGCCGCGCCGGCCCCGGGCGCGGGGGAGGTGGGGCCCCTGGCCCGTCCCTACGCCAGCGGGGACGACATCCGCCGCATCCACTGGCGGGCCAGCGCCCGCACCGGCCGCCTCATGACCAGGGAGGACGAGCCCGCCGCCGGGCTGAGCGCCGTGATCGTGCTGGACACCTCCCAGCGGCCGCACCTCACCGCCGCGCTCGAGGACACCCTCGTCTCCCACGCCGCGACGCTGCTCGAGGCGCTGGGCCGCAGCGGATGGTCGGTGCGGGTGCTGGACGCCTCCGGCGACGAGATCACCCGCACCGGGCACCGCCGCGGCCTCGAGGACACCAGCCCGGTGGGGCGCGAGGCCGACGCCCTCGCCCAGCGCACCTCCCTGCTCGCGCTGGCGGAGGTGGACTTCGACGACGACGCCTCCGGCGGCATCGGGCACGACCACGCCGCCGGGGACACCGCCCTCGCGATCGCGCTGGGGCCGGACGCCGGCGAGCCGTTCTCCGGGCTCGAGCTGGACCGCTTCGCGGGCCGGTCGGTGCACCGCACCGCGATCGCGCTGCGCCCCACGCTCGAGGAGGAGGCCGAGCCGCTCCGCGCGGTCCCCGCGCGCCGCATCGGCCCCGGGGACGGGGACGACTTCGGCCACGCCCACGAGCGCCATGCCCGCGAGCTGCGCGCCGTGCGCGAGCGGCACACCCCCACCCGCTCCGCCCTGGGCGCCTGGACGCTGGTGCGCGGCACCGGCGCGGACACCCTCGACGACCTGCTGGACACCGCCCGGGAGGAGAGCGCACCCCGATGA
- a CDS encoding AAA family ATPase, translating to MAQDDLSVETSTPGAGPGAGPGAGTRAAPGTPDRAPEPDAPHGLTQAQAREIAAEAEAVIAEIATVVEGKDEVARIAVLVLLAGGHLLIEDIPGVGKTMLAKSLAASLGAQRHRIQFTPDLLPGDVTGASVFNQASTEFEFRPGAVFTQILLADEINRASPKTQSALLEAMEERQVSVDGTTYALAEPFMVVATANPVEMEGTYRLPEAQRDRFLAQTSMGYPMAQAEARMLAAQTGPVPEGDHDVIDAVVRRTSPERVAAHIHAVRSVYASPVLLDYVVRLAAATRDHPQVTLGASPRAAVHLVRAAKANAALAGRPFASPEDVAAVIMPVWRHRMHLTPQALSRGATAQEIVDQVLRTTAQA from the coding sequence ATGGCCCAGGACGATCTCAGCGTCGAGACCTCCACGCCCGGCGCCGGCCCCGGCGCCGGCCCCGGCGCCGGCACCCGCGCCGCGCCCGGCACCCCCGATCGCGCCCCGGAGCCCGATGCTCCGCACGGTCTCACCCAGGCGCAGGCCCGCGAGATCGCCGCCGAGGCCGAGGCGGTGATCGCCGAGATCGCCACCGTGGTGGAGGGGAAGGACGAGGTGGCCCGCATCGCCGTGCTGGTGCTGCTGGCCGGCGGGCACCTGCTCATCGAGGACATCCCCGGAGTGGGCAAGACGATGCTCGCCAAGTCCCTCGCCGCCTCCCTCGGCGCGCAGCGCCACCGCATCCAGTTCACCCCGGACCTGCTGCCCGGGGACGTCACGGGCGCGAGCGTGTTCAACCAGGCCAGCACCGAGTTCGAGTTCCGTCCCGGCGCGGTGTTCACCCAGATCCTGCTGGCCGACGAGATCAACCGCGCCTCCCCGAAGACGCAGTCCGCGCTGCTCGAGGCGATGGAGGAGCGGCAGGTGAGCGTGGACGGCACCACCTACGCGCTCGCCGAGCCGTTCATGGTGGTCGCCACCGCGAACCCGGTGGAGATGGAGGGCACCTACCGCCTGCCCGAGGCGCAGCGGGACCGCTTCCTCGCCCAGACCTCGATGGGCTACCCGATGGCGCAGGCGGAGGCGCGGATGCTCGCCGCGCAGACCGGGCCGGTGCCCGAGGGCGACCACGACGTGATCGACGCCGTGGTGCGCCGCACCAGCCCGGAGCGGGTCGCCGCGCACATCCACGCGGTGCGCAGCGTGTACGCCTCGCCCGTGCTGCTGGACTACGTGGTGCGCCTGGCCGCCGCCACCCGCGACCACCCGCAGGTCACCCTCGGCGCCTCGCCGCGCGCGGCCGTGCACCTGGTGCGGGCCGCGAAGGCGAACGCCGCCCTGGCCGGGCGGCCCTTCGCCTCCCCGGAGGACGTCGCCGCCGTGATCATGCCGGTGTGGCGCCACCGCATGCACCTCACTCCGCAGGCCCTCTCCCGCGGCGCCACTGCGCAGGAGATCGTCGACCAGGTGCTGCGCACCACGGCACAGGCGTGA
- a CDS encoding MFS transporter has translation MQAPRRFGPLRDRHSRPYLLTAGLSMMGDNIEHVITYWVLWEVFASPWLVGFQVISHWLPFLLFSVLFGGLAEKYDCRRIIQVAQLLFAAVSLSWGLLFLTGTLEMWSACVLLVLHGMAGALWGPAEQLMLHDVATPPELPSAVRLNATVKSLGILAGPVVGSVLLLLLGPTWGIFANIVFYLPMTLLMVRTPFTGHVRSGHVHRERVSLLDTPRVLRTVGGDRVLVGMIALAGLIAVCVGASLQVAMPNFADVLGAGEEGGLGYGALLFANGVGGVVGGILLEATGILRVDVRGAVIAAVLFGLTTLIVATTQLYAVALLALVVGGVANLAATAIGQALVQLRAPDDQRGRVVGVYSMIGSGMRTGNGLTIGGLGALLGVSGAVAVGGGALMAGALLIGVLIALQNRRGAAA, from the coding sequence CTGCAGGCCCCCAGGCGCTTCGGCCCCCTCCGTGACAGGCACTCCCGCCCCTACCTGCTCACCGCCGGGCTCTCGATGATGGGCGACAACATCGAGCACGTGATCACCTACTGGGTGCTGTGGGAGGTGTTCGCCTCGCCGTGGCTGGTGGGGTTCCAGGTGATCAGCCACTGGCTGCCGTTCCTGCTGTTCTCCGTGCTGTTCGGCGGGCTGGCCGAGAAGTACGACTGCCGGCGCATCATCCAGGTCGCCCAGCTGCTGTTCGCCGCCGTGTCCCTGAGCTGGGGGCTGCTGTTCCTCACCGGCACGCTGGAGATGTGGAGCGCCTGCGTGCTGCTGGTGCTGCACGGGATGGCCGGGGCGCTGTGGGGCCCGGCCGAGCAGCTGATGCTGCACGACGTCGCGACCCCGCCCGAGCTGCCCAGCGCGGTGCGTCTGAACGCCACCGTCAAGTCCCTCGGGATCCTCGCGGGCCCCGTGGTCGGGTCGGTGCTGCTGCTCCTGCTCGGGCCGACGTGGGGGATCTTCGCCAACATCGTGTTCTACCTGCCCATGACCCTGCTGATGGTGCGCACGCCGTTCACCGGGCACGTGCGCAGCGGCCACGTGCACCGCGAGCGGGTCTCGCTCCTGGACACCCCGCGCGTGCTGCGCACCGTCGGCGGCGACAGGGTGCTGGTGGGGATGATCGCGCTGGCCGGTCTGATCGCGGTGTGCGTGGGTGCCTCGCTGCAGGTGGCGATGCCGAACTTCGCGGACGTGCTGGGCGCGGGCGAGGAGGGTGGCCTCGGCTATGGTGCGCTGCTGTTCGCCAACGGGGTCGGGGGAGTGGTGGGCGGGATCCTGCTCGAGGCCACCGGGATCCTGCGGGTGGACGTGCGCGGCGCCGTGATCGCGGCGGTGCTGTTCGGGCTCACCACGCTGATCGTCGCCACCACGCAGCTGTACGCGGTGGCGCTGCTGGCGCTGGTGGTGGGCGGGGTCGCGAACCTCGCCGCGACCGCGATCGGGCAGGCCCTGGTGCAGCTGCGCGCCCCGGACGACCAGCGCGGGCGCGTGGTGGGCGTCTACTCGATGATCGGCTCCGGCATGCGCACCGGCAACGGGCTCACGATCGGCGGGCTCGGGGCGCTGCTGGGCGTGAGCGGCGCGGTGGCCGTGGGCGGGGGAGCGCTGATGGCGGGTGCGCTGCTGATCGGCGTGCTGATCGCGCTGCAGAACCGGCGCGGCGCCGCGGCCTGA